The window GCACCTTGAGGTTCTGCTCACCACCATCAACAGCGATTTTGTCTGGCTGTAAGGCCTCATACTCTTTGACATCAACCCATGCGACCGTTCCAAACCCTCCAATGAAATATATATCACTGCCAAAATAGTCACATTGAAGTATGGAGTGAATAAGTAAAATAGGATACAAACATTCATCATTCTACATAAGTGTGGAAACAAAACCTTATGTTGTGCATTCTAAAATAGTGAAAGTTTCCCCACTGCTCGGAAGTTCCGTGTTGGTGCTTTGCAATGTATTGCTTATGAGCCCACTCCTAACAAGCCAACACAAGCAGAGGTATTATTACAACTAATCGGAGATTGCAACGGTTAGCAGATGGGATTTATACTGAACAGCAACTAGTTAGTTAGATACGGACCTGTTCATCATCGGACAATGGGTACACATCACCAAATAATGTCACTCTTGCATTTGATAAGCAACTCCATCCAGGCATCTGCCAGCCAAATCCCCATCacagaccaaaaaaaaagagagagaaccttttgatttttttttttttagtgaaaCATGAATAGCCAATGTTTACCTGAACAACGAGACTGCATCTAGGTTCAGCCAAGAGGTTTCGTGTGTGGATGGCCAACGGTGAAAGTAAGAATATTggatctggaaaaaaaaaaaaggtactTAATAATAAGCCATTCAAGAAAATGTGCTTCTATAATCTCAGCCAGCAAACTCAAGACAATGTATAGGTGAGACTTACGGCCCATACGATCAGGTGCAAAATCAACCAAAGAGCCAAATGGGTACCCTTCTCTACGGTGGTGCATTTTAGACATCATTGTGCATAGATGAGCAAACCTAGCCTTTAATCATAACAAGACCAAACAGGTAggttaaaaaaaacttaatcaTCATCAATCTTACTCGTTCGAGTTAAAggacaaatattttttttaacctgCTCCAGCAAGTTGCGTACAGCTAACGCAGGACGAGGTAACGCATGAGCTGATGTAGCATTCTGAACTCCACCAGATATAGGAGTTCTAAATAGCCCAGCTCGGTTTCCACCAGCACCCTGAGGAACTGCAAGTGATGTCTCCACATCGATTACACTCTCAAGCTTTTCCTTTTACACACAAACATTAGCAGCTATTAACAGCCTATACTTCAAGTTTCTTTTACATCGATACAAGATTCACTGATTCAATCCAAACTCTGCATTATATTCTGTCAAGAACTAGCTAAAGCGTACCAACTCCAAATCAAGAAGATGATTAATACTCAAAGAATCAATCACCTGTGACAAAGAGAAGATATCCCCAGGAAAGAAGTTAAATTCACTACTTTTCTCGGCAAGATTATCTTCACCTTCACTTGGTGTCTGGTCGTGGTCGTTATGTAAGAGAGCTTGTATCCGGAGCCCGTGAGTTGACCCATCCCTGGTTCTCAGCTTGGGGATTCGCTTGGCTGGCGAACTATGCAACCAACACGAAGACTGAGACGAAGATTTGAAGAGAGGCTTGATCTCGGGAACACTGGAGATGTGTGCTGAAGTAGAGAGAGCTTCCATGGTAAGATTCTTTGGGAAAGTATGGCAGATTCGTCAAGACGCCTTTCTTTACTGAAAGTACAACTTTATACTAGgaactaggataagacctgcgcAAGCGGTAAatgtataaaactaaaatttataatatatagtaggttcaaatttatatgtgatcaatctttttttttttgatatctatGTAATTATGTTTTCTATTGTATAAGTTAGGCCGGAATCATTTATAATTGTAATTGTAGAGAAA of the Raphanus sativus cultivar WK10039 unplaced genomic scaffold, ASM80110v3 Scaffold2654, whole genome shotgun sequence genome contains:
- the LOC108859744 gene encoding uncharacterized protein LOC108859744 isoform X2; this encodes MEALSTSAHISSVPEIKPLFKSSSQSSCWLHSSPAKRIPKLRTRDGSTHGLRIQALLHNDHDQTPSEGEDNLAEKSSEFNFFPGDIFSLSQLESVIDVETSLAVPQGAGGNRAGLFRTPISGGVQNATSAHALPRPALAVRNLLEQARFAHLCTMMSKMHHRREGYPFGSLVDFAPDRMGHPIFLLSPLAIHTRNLLAEPRCSLVVQMPGWSCLSNARVTLFGDVYPLSDDEQEWAHKQYIAKHQHGTSEQWGNFHYFRMHNISDIYFIGGFGTVAWVDVKEYEALQPDKIAVDGGEQNLKELNAIFSKPLRELLSSAESEVDDAALISIDSKGIDVRVRQGAQFNIQRLAFEEGHGVETLEEAKAALWKVIEKVKLNYLPK
- the LOC108859744 gene encoding uncharacterized protein LOC108859744 isoform X1 encodes the protein MEALSTSAHISSVPEIKPLFKSSSQSSCWLHSSPAKRIPKLRTRDGSTHGLRIQALLHNDHDQTPSEGEDNLAEKSSEFNFFPGDIFSLSQEKLESVIDVETSLAVPQGAGGNRAGLFRTPISGGVQNATSAHALPRPALAVRNLLEQARFAHLCTMMSKMHHRREGYPFGSLVDFAPDRMGHPIFLLSPLAIHTRNLLAEPRCSLVVQMPGWSCLSNARVTLFGDVYPLSDDEQEWAHKQYIAKHQHGTSEQWGNFHYFRMHNISDIYFIGGFGTVAWVDVKEYEALQPDKIAVDGGEQNLKELNAIFSKPLRELLSSAESEVDDAALISIDSKGIDVRVRQGAQFNIQRLAFEEGHGVETLEEAKAALWKVIEKVKLNYLPK